One window from the genome of Cryobacterium sp. GrIS_2_6 encodes:
- a CDS encoding M48 family metalloprotease, with the protein MYSAIARNKRNTVFIIILFLAIIAGLGWIANAVYGRGGYGILILTIVVAAGYALVQYFAAGRQAIAMSGGIRVNSKAEHPRLWNTVENLSITTGTPMPEIYIINDPAPNAFATGRDPQHAIVAATTGLLAIMDDSELEGVMAHELGHVRNYDIRVSMVVFGLVVAVGFISDMFLRMAFFGRNNNNNGNPVVMVFGLVAMIVAPLVASMVQLAVSRQREYLADATSALTTRHPDALASALAKLETYGRPMQKQNTSMAHLWIANPLKPGMMAKLFSTHPPIEDRIDRLHAMGNKF; encoded by the coding sequence ATGTACAGTGCGATCGCGCGGAACAAGCGCAACACCGTTTTCATCATCATCCTGTTCCTGGCGATCATCGCCGGGCTCGGCTGGATTGCCAACGCCGTCTACGGTCGAGGCGGCTACGGCATCCTGATCCTCACGATCGTCGTCGCCGCGGGTTACGCCCTCGTGCAGTACTTCGCGGCCGGGCGCCAGGCGATCGCGATGAGCGGTGGCATCCGGGTGAACAGCAAGGCGGAGCATCCGCGGCTCTGGAACACCGTCGAGAACCTGTCGATCACGACCGGCACGCCGATGCCGGAGATCTACATCATCAACGACCCCGCGCCCAACGCGTTCGCGACCGGGCGCGACCCGCAGCACGCGATCGTCGCCGCGACGACGGGCCTGCTCGCCATCATGGATGACTCCGAGCTCGAGGGCGTGATGGCCCACGAACTCGGGCACGTGCGCAACTATGACATCCGGGTGTCGATGGTCGTGTTCGGCCTCGTCGTCGCGGTCGGCTTCATCTCGGACATGTTCCTGCGGATGGCGTTCTTCGGTCGCAATAACAACAACAACGGCAACCCCGTCGTGATGGTCTTCGGCCTGGTCGCGATGATCGTGGCACCGCTCGTCGCCAGCATGGTGCAGCTTGCCGTCTCCCGGCAGCGCGAATACCTCGCCGATGCCACGAGCGCGCTGACGACGCGGCATCCGGATGCCCTCGCGAGCGCCCTTGCCAAGCTCGAGACCTACGGGCGCCCGATGCAGAAGCAGAACACGTCGATGGCGCACCTGTGGATCGCAAACCCGCTCAAGCCCGGCATGATGGCGAAGCTGTTCAGTACGCACCCTCCGATCGAGGACCGGATCGACCGCCTGCACGCCATGGGCAATAAGTTCTGA
- a CDS encoding ABC transporter ATP-binding protein — protein sequence MSHLSAPAVHVTDLFARRGRHPVLHGLSLTVPRGLVVGLIGPSGCGKTTLMRSIVGVQLVQSGEVTVLGRPAGSVSLRNRVGYVTQDASVYDDLTVRQNLRYFRAVLGAPASDVDRVIDATDLGKYAGQLAGSLSGGQRSRVSLAGALLGSPELLVLDEPTVGLDPVLRVELWELFHRLAAGGTSLLVSSHAMDEASRCDRLLLMRDGEILADDTPAGLLASTATDDVEAAFLSLIRRLPSPEDPHLEDPSHDGRPAGTGPTGFDGAL from the coding sequence ATGAGCCATCTTTCTGCGCCCGCGGTCCACGTGACGGACCTGTTCGCCCGCCGGGGCAGGCATCCAGTGCTGCACGGGTTGAGCCTCACGGTGCCCCGCGGCCTCGTCGTGGGCCTGATCGGGCCGAGCGGATGCGGCAAGACGACCCTGATGCGCTCGATCGTCGGCGTCCAGCTCGTGCAGTCCGGGGAGGTCACCGTGCTCGGCCGCCCGGCCGGCTCCGTCTCGCTCCGGAACCGGGTCGGCTATGTCACGCAGGATGCGAGTGTCTACGACGACCTGACCGTGCGGCAGAACCTGAGGTACTTCCGGGCGGTGCTCGGTGCCCCCGCGAGCGACGTCGACCGGGTGATCGACGCGACCGACCTGGGGAAATATGCCGGCCAGCTGGCTGGTTCGCTTTCCGGCGGCCAACGCAGCCGGGTGTCGCTCGCCGGCGCCCTGCTCGGGTCCCCTGAACTGCTCGTGCTCGACGAACCCACCGTCGGCCTCGACCCGGTCCTCCGGGTGGAGCTCTGGGAGCTGTTCCACCGGCTCGCGGCCGGAGGGACGAGCCTGCTCGTATCGAGTCATGCCATGGACGAGGCGAGCCGCTGCGACCGGCTGCTCCTGATGCGCGACGGTGAGATCCTCGCAGACGACACCCCGGCCGGGCTGCTCGCCTCGACCGCGACCGACGACGTCGAGGCGGCGTTCCTGAGCCTGATCCGGCGGCTTCCGTCGCCAGAAGACCCGCATCTCGAAGACCCGTCGCACGACGGCCGGCCGGCCGGGACCGGGCCGACCGGGTTCGACGGTGCGCTGTGA
- a CDS encoding crosslink repair DNA glycosylase YcaQ family protein produces the protein MVQSLSPALARRVALAAQGFGRPAPAAPGIRQLDALVTRLGLLQIDSVNVFERSHYLPAFSRLGGYDKAQLDRLTFAVGKQARFTEYWAHEASFVPLESWPLFAWRMDGFRERSARTPGAWSQGNRPMLDWLLAELASTGPLPASAIEHDANKRSGPWWGWSDVKSGLETLFRWGDVVTAGRSRFERVYALPGQVLSQELLARRVHRDDAHRELVRRSARAHGIGTAKDFADYFRLKTPATLVAIRELEDAGELIPVVVPGWGPGGTPGAAWLHRDARLPRAMDAAAVLSPFDPVVWDRARALRLFGFHYRIEIYTPEPKRVFGYYSLPILLGDTLVGRVDLKNDRQAGVLRVQAAWAEADAPADTAERLAPVLRATALWQGLTEITVAPRGTLAPALAALLA, from the coding sequence ATGGTCCAGTCCCTCTCCCCCGCACTCGCCAGGCGCGTGGCCCTTGCCGCCCAGGGATTCGGGCGTCCCGCCCCGGCCGCCCCGGGCATCCGCCAGTTGGACGCCCTGGTGACGCGCCTCGGCTTGTTGCAGATCGACTCGGTCAACGTCTTCGAGCGCAGCCATTACCTGCCGGCGTTCAGCCGGCTCGGCGGCTACGACAAGGCTCAGCTCGACCGGCTGACCTTCGCTGTCGGCAAGCAGGCCCGCTTTACCGAATATTGGGCGCACGAGGCCTCGTTCGTGCCCCTCGAGAGCTGGCCGCTGTTCGCCTGGCGGATGGACGGTTTCCGCGAGCGGTCGGCGCGGACGCCGGGCGCCTGGTCGCAGGGCAACCGGCCGATGCTCGACTGGCTGCTCGCGGAACTGGCCTCCACGGGCCCGTTGCCGGCGAGTGCGATCGAGCACGACGCGAACAAGCGCAGCGGCCCGTGGTGGGGCTGGTCGGACGTCAAGAGCGGTCTCGAGACGCTGTTCCGCTGGGGCGACGTCGTCACCGCGGGCCGCAGCCGGTTCGAGCGGGTCTACGCGCTGCCTGGGCAGGTTCTTTCCCAGGAGCTGCTGGCCCGCCGGGTGCACCGGGACGATGCCCATCGCGAACTCGTCCGCCGGTCAGCGCGGGCGCACGGCATCGGCACGGCGAAGGACTTCGCCGACTACTTCCGCCTGAAGACTCCGGCGACTCTCGTTGCGATCCGTGAACTCGAGGACGCCGGCGAGCTGATCCCCGTCGTCGTTCCCGGCTGGGGCCCGGGTGGCACGCCCGGTGCCGCCTGGCTGCACCGGGACGCCCGGCTGCCGCGGGCCATGGACGCCGCGGCTGTGCTCTCGCCATTCGACCCCGTGGTCTGGGACCGGGCCAGGGCTCTCCGCCTGTTCGGTTTCCACTACCGCATCGAGATCTACACCCCCGAGCCGAAACGGGTCTTCGGGTACTACTCGCTGCCGATCCTGCTCGGCGACACGCTCGTCGGGCGCGTCGACCTCAAGAACGACCGGCAGGCCGGCGTGCTGCGCGTTCAGGCGGCCTGGGCCGAAGCGGATGCCCCGGCCGACACCGCAGAACGCCTCGCGCCCGTGCTGCGCGCGACCGCCCTCTGGCAAGGGCTCACCGAGATCACGGTCGCGCCGCGGGGCACCCTCGCGCCGGCACTCGCCGCCCTCCTCGCCTGA
- a CDS encoding LemA family protein — protein sequence MEWLIPLLIVVVLVVIVGIYFWATYNSLVTLKVRVDEAWSDITVQLKRRADLIPNLIETVKGYAAHEKSVFENVAKARAESISATTPADAAAAENHMQSALRSIFAVAEAYPQLQASQNYLQLQAELVDTEDKIQASRRFYNGGVRELNTKIQVFPNNLIAKNLGFTQRDFFEVTDSAAIAEPPRVQF from the coding sequence ATGGAATGGCTCATCCCGCTACTCATCGTTGTTGTGCTTGTCGTCATCGTCGGAATCTACTTCTGGGCGACGTACAACTCCCTCGTGACCCTCAAGGTGCGGGTGGACGAAGCGTGGAGCGACATCACCGTGCAGCTCAAGCGGCGTGCCGACCTCATCCCGAACCTCATCGAGACGGTCAAGGGCTACGCGGCGCACGAGAAGTCGGTCTTCGAGAACGTCGCAAAGGCCCGCGCCGAGTCGATCAGTGCGACGACCCCGGCGGATGCCGCGGCCGCCGAGAACCACATGCAGTCCGCCCTGCGCAGCATCTTCGCGGTCGCGGAGGCGTACCCGCAGCTCCAGGCCAGCCAGAACTACCTGCAGCTGCAGGCCGAGCTCGTCGACACCGAGGACAAGATCCAGGCGTCGCGCCGCTTCTACAACGGCGGGGTGCGGGAGCTCAACACGAAGATCCAGGTCTTCCCGAACAACCTGATCGCGAAGAACCTCGGATTCACCCAGCGCGACTTCTTCGAGGTCACCGACTCCGCAGCCATCGCGGAGCCGCCTCGCGTCCAGTTCTAG